One Syntrophomonadaceae bacterium genomic window carries:
- a CDS encoding virulence RhuM family protein has product MRYEDENIWLTQKMLAVLYDVDIRTVNEHIQKIYRDNELKPEATIRNFRIVQNEGSRQVNREVKHYNLQMIIAVGFKANSERAVQFRKWINKIAKDYTIQGWVMDKERLINGGSILTEEYFEHLLEEIREIRLSERKFYQKITDIYATALDYDGDSKTTKEFFATVQNKLHWAIHGRTAAEVIVDRSNAEKENMGLTSRKNAPNGKIIKSDVSIAKNYLSREELQNLELIVTAYLDSAELMARRHIPMTMKDWAKRLDAFLQFSEYEILNDAGRVNAEVAKAFAESEFEKYRIVQDKLFQSDFDKLIEGIKNEV; this is encoded by the coding sequence ATGCGTTATGAAGATGAGAACATCTGGCTTACTCAGAAGATGCTCGCAGTGCTTTATGACGTAGATATTAGGACAGTAAACGAACACATACAAAAAATATATAGAGACAACGAATTGAAACCAGAGGCAACTATCCGGAATTTCCGGATAGTTCAAAACGAAGGTTCGCGTCAAGTTAATCGTGAGGTTAAACATTACAACTTACAAATGATAATTGCTGTTGGCTTCAAAGCGAATTCTGAGCGGGCGGTGCAATTTCGAAAATGGATCAATAAAATCGCTAAGGATTACACCATTCAAGGCTGGGTAATGGATAAAGAGCGCTTGATAAATGGCGGAAGTATTCTTACGGAAGAATACTTTGAGCACTTGCTTGAAGAAATCCGGGAAATTCGTCTCAGCGAACGGAAGTTTTATCAAAAGATAACAGATATTTATGCCACGGCATTGGATTATGACGGTGATTCCAAGACCACGAAGGAGTTTTTTGCTACTGTGCAGAATAAACTGCATTGGGCAATCCATGGTCGCACTGCGGCGGAAGTGATTGTAGATCGGTCGAATGCTGAAAAAGAAAACATGGGACTGACATCCAGGAAAAATGCGCCGAACGGAAAAATAATCAAGTCAGATGTGTCGATTGCTAAAAATTATTTATCTCGAGAAGAATTGCAGAATCTGGAGCTAATCGTAACCGCATATCTCGACTCGGCTGAGTTGATGGCGCGTAGACATATCCCAATGACGATGAAAGATTGGGCAAAACGTTTGGATGCTTTCCTGCAGTTCTCAGAATATGAGATATTAAATGATGCCGGAAGGGTGAATGCAGAAGTCGCCAAAGCTTTTGCGGAAAGCGAGTTTGAGAAATACCGTATCGTACAGGACAAACTATTTCAATCTGACTTTGATAAATTAATTGAAGGAATTAAGAACGAGGTATAA